A genomic region of Gemmatimonadota bacterium contains the following coding sequences:
- a CDS encoding DUF1844 domain-containing protein, with amino-acid sequence MADQNIPTQDQQNELLFMQLVMMFQGMALQNLGKVMNPVTNQIERNLEQAKNMIDILGMLDEKTKGNLNDNEQRLMEHVLFELRMNYVDELKKDDASEEEQAEEQAEEQAEDNTTENEAPEEEKN; translated from the coding sequence ATGGCCGACCAAAACATACCGACACAAGATCAACAAAACGAATTGTTATTCATGCAACTGGTCATGATGTTTCAGGGCATGGCATTGCAAAACCTGGGCAAAGTGATGAATCCGGTAACCAACCAGATTGAGCGCAACTTGGAACAGGCCAAAAACATGATTGACATCCTCGGCATGCTGGACGAAAAAACAAAAGGCAACTTAAACGACAACGAGCAAAGATTAATGGAACACGTATTATTTGAACTGAGAATGAACTATGTAGATGAACTCAAAAAGGACGACGCATCAGAAGAAGAGCAAGCAGAAGAACAGGCAGAAGAGCAAGCAGAAGATAATACCACTGAAAACGAAGCTCCTGAGGAGGAAAAAAATTGA
- a CDS encoding tetratricopeptide repeat protein, whose protein sequence is MGKADASLRQVFDAFIAGHYEEAETHLQMLLKTSSDKGEIHFFLGRLAAWDGRTDDAFDHFEKATKSDSQNADYYYWLAQIYGQKGIKASIFRKPGYARNAKKAVEKAIALDPDYIQARFFLMGYHLNAPGILGGKKKEAQNQVDQIKMRDPIRGLLAQAQIYGSKDEWDKAERELRTALEKDPFNDLPVLQLSGYLSRTERREEAVELLDSYVQQNPFSSRTLSTLSTYLLNLKQFDRAYRAAEQCLQITVDSLSVRRDTTISSFEKIITFQGRKWRALYTLGRRSAESGDRLDLGLEYFKECLQILPPGSDRTRGNAYNRIGQIYLHQNEIQKAREAFQTALKWRPKQESARRALEKLDKEKNK, encoded by the coding sequence ATGGGAAAGGCAGATGCGTCGTTGCGTCAGGTTTTTGACGCATTTATTGCCGGGCACTATGAGGAGGCAGAGACGCATTTGCAAATGCTCTTAAAAACATCGTCGGATAAAGGCGAGATACACTTCTTTTTGGGGCGATTAGCAGCTTGGGATGGCAGAACAGATGATGCTTTTGACCATTTTGAGAAAGCTACTAAATCCGATTCCCAAAATGCCGATTATTATTATTGGCTGGCGCAAATTTATGGTCAAAAAGGGATTAAAGCCAGCATTTTTAGAAAACCTGGATACGCCCGCAATGCAAAAAAAGCTGTTGAGAAAGCCATTGCTTTAGATCCAGACTACATTCAGGCACGGTTTTTCTTGATGGGCTATCACCTCAATGCACCGGGTATTTTGGGGGGAAAGAAAAAAGAAGCTCAAAATCAGGTTGATCAGATTAAGATGCGCGATCCTATCAGGGGGCTTTTAGCACAAGCTCAAATTTATGGCAGCAAGGATGAGTGGGATAAAGCCGAACGAGAATTGAGAACCGCGTTAGAAAAAGATCCGTTCAATGACTTGCCCGTTTTACAGCTTAGTGGGTATCTCAGTCGAACAGAACGCCGTGAAGAAGCCGTTGAGTTGCTCGATTCTTATGTGCAACAAAACCCTTTTTCCAGCCGTACCTTAAGCACCCTCAGTACATATTTGTTGAATCTCAAACAATTTGACCGGGCATATCGCGCTGCGGAACAATGTCTCCAGATAACGGTCGATTCCCTATCGGTAAGGCGCGATACAACGATTTCATCATTTGAAAAGATAATAACATTTCAAGGACGTAAATGGAGAGCATTATACACGTTAGGACGCCGATCTGCAGAATCTGGGGATAGACTTGACCTCGGTCTTGAATACTTCAAAGAGTGTCTGCAAATTCTACCACCAGGTTCAGACCGAACAAGAGGTAACGCATATAACCGGATAGGACAAATTTATCTTCATCAAAACGAAATCCAAAAGGCTCGCGAGGCGTTCCAAACTGCTCTCAAGTGGAGGCCCAAACAAGAATCTGCCCGCAGAGCACTCGAAAAATTAGATAAAGAAAAAAATAAATAA
- a CDS encoding LptE family protein — translation MSATKKWLAYCLLLIMYLPLSCAYYSTSATGSGGIRSVAVPLLDNESLEAGIHQAFTDSLIQGFVSDGALRVVEEDQADAVLQGTVLEIKEEPFTYGGQASAEQYQISVYVKMAFYDTREKQTLWEIERMRGYGIYDAASQRDLARTQGIGDALRMLSKDVVDRTQVGGW, via the coding sequence TTGAGCGCAACAAAAAAGTGGTTAGCTTACTGCTTACTCCTCATCATGTATCTACCCTTGAGTTGTGCTTATTACTCCACATCAGCCACGGGCAGTGGCGGCATCCGTTCCGTCGCTGTACCACTGCTCGACAACGAAAGCCTCGAAGCCGGTATTCACCAGGCATTTACAGACAGCTTAATACAGGGATTTGTCTCTGATGGTGCTCTGCGCGTAGTCGAAGAAGATCAGGCCGATGCCGTATTGCAAGGCACTGTCCTCGAAATCAAAGAAGAACCCTTTACCTATGGCGGTCAAGCGAGTGCCGAACAATATCAAATCTCCGTCTATGTAAAAATGGCTTTCTACGACACGCGGGAAAAACAAACACTCTGGGAAATTGAACGCATGCGCGGCTACGGCATCTACGACGCGGCAAGCCAACGCGACCTCGCCCGCACGCAAGGCATCGGCGACGCGCTGCGAATGCTCTCCAAAGATGTCGTAGATCGAACGCAAGTAGGAGGATGGTGA
- a CDS encoding DsbA family protein, with the protein MKTLYYVADPMCSWCWGFQPVLEKVKKAVPDELSPVYIMGGLARDTDDPMPDVMRSHIQRAWREVATITGANFNWDFWEKCKPRRCTYPSCRAFYAAQNQEAGTEMFEAIQRAYYWEARNPSDTEVLVALAGEIGLDTQQFACDLSSPETEQQMQDGFNIRRSMNANQFPSLVIRNNASVTFITRGYNDAETVLAYLQAALK; encoded by the coding sequence ATGAAAACACTTTATTACGTCGCCGACCCCATGTGTTCCTGGTGCTGGGGATTTCAGCCAGTGCTCGAAAAAGTAAAAAAAGCCGTACCCGACGAGTTATCACCCGTATATATCATGGGAGGATTGGCACGCGACACCGATGACCCCATGCCCGATGTGATGCGCTCGCATATCCAGCGCGCATGGCGCGAAGTAGCGACGATAACAGGCGCGAATTTTAACTGGGACTTTTGGGAAAAATGCAAACCGCGGCGATGCACATATCCATCTTGCAGGGCATTTTATGCGGCTCAAAATCAGGAAGCGGGAACTGAAATGTTCGAGGCAATTCAACGCGCCTATTATTGGGAAGCGCGCAACCCATCGGATACAGAGGTCCTCGTCGCATTGGCGGGTGAAATCGGATTAGACACACAGCAATTTGCATGCGATCTATCCTCACCCGAAACAGAACAACAGATGCAGGATGGATTTAACATCAGGCGGTCGATGAATGCCAATCAATTTCCAAGCCTCGTCATAAGAAACAACGCGTCAGTAACCTTTATCACCAGAGGGTATAACGACGCGGAAACCGTATTGGCCTATTTGCAAGCAGCACTAAAATAA
- a CDS encoding (2Fe-2S)-binding protein produces the protein MKIEVTVNGEHQSHDVEPRMLLVHFLRDVVGLTGTHVGCETSLCGACSVMLNGDAVKSCTVLAVQADGAEITTIEGLAQNGELHPIQEGFWECHGLQCGFCTPGMIIAAHQLLERNPKPSEADIRRGIEGNLCRCTGYQHIVDAVQYASKKMTT, from the coding sequence GTGAAAATTGAAGTCACTGTGAACGGGGAGCATCAAAGTCACGACGTCGAACCGCGGATGTTGCTCGTGCATTTTTTGCGCGATGTCGTCGGGCTTACTGGCACGCATGTGGGCTGCGAGACCAGCCTTTGTGGCGCGTGCAGTGTGATGCTCAATGGAGATGCTGTCAAATCGTGTACGGTTTTGGCAGTGCAAGCCGATGGTGCTGAAATTACTACCATTGAGGGCCTTGCCCAAAATGGTGAATTGCACCCTATTCAGGAGGGCTTCTGGGAGTGTCACGGATTGCAGTGTGGTTTTTGCACCCCGGGCATGATTATTGCCGCGCACCAGCTTTTAGAACGCAATCCCAAACCCAGTGAAGCCGATATTCGACGCGGTATAGAAGGCAATTTGTGCCGCTGTACAGGGTACCAACACATTGTCGATGCGGTTCAATACGCATCGAAAAAAATGACCACATAA
- the cysK gene encoding cysteine synthase A, whose amino-acid sequence MPEENVIVDDFMQLIGGTPLIRLNSLATSDMAEVVVKMESLNPARTVKDRIALSMIEAAERDGHLKPGMTIVEPTSGNTGIGLAMVATARGYRLILTMPDSMSRERRDLLESYGAELILTPGDLDMPGAVAEAERIVNESPETTFMPQQFNNPANPEIHRQTTAREILEAVDGHLDAFVAGIGTGGTITGVGEVLKAELDHVRVIAVEPAKSPVLSGGEPALHGIQGIGAGFVPSVLNRDIFDALICVRDEDAIKTARKLGREEGILAGISAGANVFAALQIARDLGPGKRVATIICDSGERYFSVPEFLQA is encoded by the coding sequence ATGCCTGAAGAAAACGTAATCGTCGATGACTTCATGCAATTGATCGGCGGCACGCCCCTGATTCGCTTAAACAGTCTGGCGACATCCGACATGGCCGAAGTCGTCGTCAAAATGGAATCTCTGAATCCGGCTCGTACGGTAAAAGATCGCATAGCCCTCTCCATGATCGAAGCCGCAGAACGCGACGGACACTTAAAGCCCGGCATGACCATCGTCGAGCCAACCAGTGGCAACACCGGCATTGGTCTGGCAATGGTCGCAACCGCACGGGGTTATCGCCTGATATTAACCATGCCCGACTCCATGAGCAGAGAACGACGCGACCTGCTCGAAAGTTATGGTGCCGAACTGATATTAACCCCGGGCGACCTCGACATGCCCGGCGCTGTCGCAGAAGCCGAACGAATCGTCAATGAATCACCTGAAACGACCTTTATGCCACAGCAATTTAACAACCCCGCCAACCCAGAAATACACCGCCAAACCACAGCCCGGGAAATATTAGAAGCCGTTGACGGTCACCTCGACGCCTTTGTCGCAGGCATAGGCACGGGAGGAACCATCACAGGCGTGGGCGAAGTCTTAAAAGCCGAATTAGACCATGTGCGCGTAATCGCAGTCGAACCCGCCAAATCCCCGGTCCTATCGGGCGGAGAGCCAGCACTACACGGCATCCAGGGCATCGGCGCAGGATTCGTACCCTCCGTACTCAACCGCGACATCTTTGACGCACTAATATGCGTACGCGACGAAGACGCCATCAAAACAGCTCGCAAACTGGGCCGCGAAGAAGGCATCCTCGCAGGCATATCTGCCGGAGCAAATGTATTCGCCGCCCTGCAAATCGCCCGCGACCTCGGCCCTGGAAAGCGAGTCGCAACGATCATTTGCGACTCGGGCGAGCGGTACTTCAGCGTACCTGAATTCTTACAAGCATAG